In Bacillus pumilus, the sequence TTCGAGGAGGATGAACTCACATGAAAACTGTATACAAGATGCTCTTAGGTGCTCTCCTTGGCTTTCTCGGTGCTTACTGTTTGCTGGCGGCCGAATTTGAAATGACACTTCTTGATATTGCATTCGAAACGACTCTTGTCATCACTGGATTGACGATCCTATTGATCATTTATTGTTTTTCAGGAATTTCACGTATGAAGAAAAGAGTATCACTTTCGGTATCTGGTGATGAGGAGGATGAACTGGAAGTAAAACAGTATCGAACCTTTACTGATTTGTCGTTAGCCAATACGGTGAGTACCATTTTATCCATTATTGCAATCGGTATGGCCATCGTGACCGAGCAGCCACTCTGGCTTATTCTTGTCAATGTCGCTTTATTTACGATCACCATTATCAGTTCTTATGCTGCGATATCGGTTCTAAAAC encodes:
- a CDS encoding DUF3169 family protein, with translation MKTVYKMLLGALLGFLGAYCLLAAEFEMTLLDIAFETTLVITGLTILLIIYCFSGISRMKKRVSLSVSGDEEDELEVKQYRTFTDLSLANTVSTILSIIAIGMAIVTEQPLWLILVNVALFTITIISSYAAISVLKLVYPNRNLPSPSDKDYSKKLLAISDEGEKHVMLGGLFHTYQMMNMLLIGAMFILIVYSLGANHSQLFSIMIIGLVLIILNANYMLKIRNR